The Setaria italica strain Yugu1 chromosome VIII, Setaria_italica_v2.0, whole genome shotgun sequence genome includes the window CTACCCGCTGCGCCCCGGCGTGCAGGGCTTCTTCATCACCtgcgacggcggccgcgagcGCCAGGCCACCCGCGAGGCCCTCTCCCTCCTCGATTCCGTAAGGCCGCTCCCTACAACTCCGCTTCCCCCGTACCTGTACTTGACCGGCGTGTAGGGGACTAGTGGTACGCCCTCTTGGGTCCGGCGCGGGCGACGCTCGCTCGCTAGGTGTTCGTCGCATTACCCGTGCCAGACCGGTCCGCTTGAGGGCAGTGTGAGTTGCCGCGGACTCGTTGGCGGGTTCACTGGTGGCAATCCTGTCAACGAGTCATTGCTTGTGCTTCATTCGATTGCTTAAGATTAGGAGGTTTGTGAGGCGTAGGCTTTATGTGGTGATTGGTGTTCCTGTGGCGACACATTTCATATGTTTGATGTTTTGCTGTGCACCCTTTAGATTAACTGTCCGAAAGCCCGAAATGTGGAAAGCACATAATGTTGGAAATTTGTAGGGCTCCCTGAATTTTAGATTGTGTGTTGGTTGCATCTGGATACTTGGTTGTGGCATTAGTAGGGTTTTATGGCTTTATGCGCACATTTAACGAATGCCTATGCCTGGTTTATACAATAGCTGTAAGTTATGCATTGTGAGGTAACTGCTGGCCATTATGCCTTGTTATTTCAAGTTCTGTTACCACACCTCCTGCTGAGAGAAATGACAGCCTTTCTAGTCACTTTGATTTGTACAATCAACCTTGCTACTATGCTTTTGTCTCATTATGCTGCTGACTCCATTGTTGTTACTGCAGTTCTATGAAGACCTGGTGGATGGGAAAGGATCGGATGAGAAACCCAAAGGCATTCCTGACAAGCCAATGAACAAAAAGATAAAGTTTGAGGACTCTGATTCCTCAGATGATGAGGATAAAGACCATTCTGTTGAGGAAGCTGACAACGGGAATGGGAATGATGTGGAGAAAGGTGAAACTGCTCCAGCTCAGCAGCAACAGGAGGTACTTGACAGCTCTGTTCCTGCCAGTAAGGATGATGAGGAACAAGCAGGCACTGCTGAAGAACCAAGAGAAAAGAAGCAACGTGTGGAAGACCCTCCAGTTTCTGAACAGACAGAACAAAAGGAGGCTGCTGATGAAACAAAGGAGTCCACTGATGAACCAAAGGAGTCCACTGATGAACCAAAGGAGTCCACTGATGAACCAAAAGAGCCCACTGATGAACCAAAAGAGCCCACTGATAAACCAAAAGATCCCACTGGTAAACCAAAAGAGTCCAGTGAAAGAAACATTGATGATTTAATTGATGAGGACTTGAAAGAACTAGGAGACAGGAAAAAGGTATGTTTGCTTTCTGGTTGCAATTACAGTTTGAGGTATATGTTGCAATGCTTCCCTCTGTTATGGAGTAGTCCATATAATCAATACCAAAGAACAAACTGAAGTTTTAGCATTTTCAGTAGGAATAAAGCAATAAATACTTCATAGTTGAGATCAATCGGCACCATTCATTCTTTTATAAATTTTTGTTCTTATAAAGCAGGGGCTTCAGTATAGAAACTTAGGGGCGTTCTTACATTCCTGCAGCAGCCTTGGACATCCTTTTCCTGTTACCATTCAAATTTATTCTGCAGATCAAAGTCCCTAAGCCTCTCTTTGGATACTGCAATCAAGTATTCTCCTGCTTAATAACCTTTTCTAGCTCAGTTTTGAAATTTGATATTTAGCTTGTGCAGATTAAAATTGTTTCAGGCAGGAACCAACTCTAGTGGTTGGTTACTGTTGTATATGATTACTCACTTGATACTAGGTTTAATCTGGGCGCTTTTGTATTGTAGTTAAGTACACTTTAGCTTAAGCAATTTGTTGCAGGCAGAAGATCATTTAGGAAATCATGACTAATCAAATGGCAGAAATTTGTATTGTAAAGCTTTTTTTAGCAACAGTTTTTTTGGACTCTGAGCTGAGGCATTATCTAGGGCCTTATCTGCGTGTGCATTTCATTTATTCAGTTCTATTGGAAATCTTTCTGACAATCCTTAAGATCAAAAACCAACAGAAACCGAATAAACTTTATATATGTTGTTTTTGTTGTACTATGATTTGTGACATTATATGCTAAGTTGTATGATGAAAGCTTTTGTATTATGAACAGAGGCTCTTTGCAAGCCTTGAGTCAGGCTGCAACGGTTGCATATTcattcaaatgcataaaagagCTGGAGACCCTGGTCCAGTTGAGATTGTACAAAACATGATGTCATCGGCTGCTTCAACTCGTAAACATATGTCAAGGTTCTGATTTGGTGCTATTGCAGCCTATCTTCTCCTATGATCTTTATGCCTTGTATTTAAAGATGTAGTTTTTCTTTGCTGATATGGATATTTAGTTGTTTTTGCACTTATGGATACCCCTTTTAAATGCATACTAGATTTATTCTGCGAGTTTTGCCTGTTGAGGTGGCATGCTATGCATCCGAAGAGGAAATAACAAAAGCAATCAGTCCCCTTGTTGAAAAGTATTTCCCAACAGAATGCCCAGGTCATAAGGTAAGTTGCCTACCTCATTGCTGCATCATTTGTCATGTGATCCTTTAGTTAGGGATGAATGTTCTGGTGACATTGCTAAAAGGCTACTGCCTGAGTTTTTCTTACAGTAGCTCACATTCAGTCTCTTTAACAATATTTACTTTCTTGAAGTCCATAATGAATGTAGGAACATTAATTCAAATGCCACCTTTTTTAGTCATAGAAGATGTTCAACAAGAATGAATGATCATTGTTCCCACTATTTTTAGAATCAACTGGCTACTGTTTATGTTCATGTCTTAGCATCAAATGTTTTGTTCATTGTGTTAAAAAAGATTGTAGAGGGTTTGGGTAGGTAAGACGGATTTTGGACTTTGAATGATATACTTATGTGGAGTATTAATTTGTTAGATCATATCTTCATGTTTATGAATGGCTTAAGTACAGCTTTCATTTTTCTGTGGCAGCTACTCTTAGTCTTAGATAAGTAGGTTTAGTGCAGTAAATCAGATTATGAATGTCATTCATCCTTAATATACATTGCCTGGCAATATTTTTCTGTGCTTTCTCAGTCAAGAAAGTGCATAAAACATGACCATGCAAACTACAACTCCCATAATTCATCTGTTCTGGACAAGTATTTGTTCTCTTTGTTTAGCATCCGAAATTGGAATGGTCTCTAACTCAGAGCTTTAATCTTGCAGTTTGCAGTGTTATATGAAGCAAGGTCAAATACAGGAATTGATAGAATGAAAATTATAAATGCAGTAGCGAAATCTGTACCACAACCTCACAAAGTTGACCTGAAAAACCCTGACAAAACTATTATTGTCCAGATTGCAAAGGTAAATGATTTTATTTGCAGTACAGTTGGACTGATACATTATGCATTTTTCTAGTGCTTGAGGCTTTGGTGATGTGCATGTGGTAATAGAGGGAAGacatcctccatcaagtaaagAGAAATGATATCAAATTCTGCAGTTACTCATTTTACTTCATTTTTTATTAGGATGCCTCattaaattttgaatttcaaacaTTGCCTTCAGTCCTTTTCTAGCATAATTTTCTACAGCTCAGGTTTTGTTTTGAGTTCTGAAAATGTATTCTTGGAACTACCTAGTTCCGTTAGATTATTCCCAAGGTATTTTTTCCTAGCACCCATGTTTTAGCTGCACATGATGCTGTTCAACTTCAGACCCTACTGGTCATTTCTAGGTTTCT containing:
- the LOC101773757 gene encoding nucleolin — translated: MAPGGEAKANPGGGGGGGGRKRKFLPHGKPVRKGAYPLRPGVQGFFITCDGGRERQATREALSLLDSFYEDLVDGKGSDEKPKGIPDKPMNKKIKFEDSDSSDDEDKDHSVEEADNGNGNDVEKGETAPAQQQQEVLDSSVPASKDDEEQAGTAEEPREKKQRVEDPPVSEQTEQKEAADETKESTDEPKESTDEPKESTDEPKEPTDEPKEPTDKPKDPTGKPKESSERNIDDLIDEDLKELGDRKKRLFASLESGCNGCIFIQMHKRAGDPGPVEIVQNMMSSAASTRKHMSRFILRVLPVEVACYASEEEITKAISPLVEKYFPTECPGHKFAVLYEARSNTGIDRMKIINAVAKSVPQPHKVDLKNPDKTIIVQIAKTICMIGVVERYKELAKFNLRQLTSPESEK